GGGTGAAGGCGGTCGAAAACGCCGCCTCCGAGCCATAGCCCAAAGCCGGAGCAATCTGGGCCAGCGTCCGGCCAGGAATGCGCAGCTCTTCGGCGGCCAAGGCCATGCGCCAGCGCGTGAGATAGCGCATCGGGGTTTCGCCGACGCTGCGGTGAAAGCGCTCGGCCAGAACCGAACGCGAGAGCCCCGCCGCCCGGCCCAGCTCGGCCAGCGTCCAGCTTCGCGCCGGATCGGCATGGATCGCGCCCAAGGCCAGCCGCAGCTGCGGATCGGCCAAAGCGGCGAACCAGCCCTGCCCGGCAGGCGGGCCGCTTTCGAGCGCCGCGCGCATCGCCTCGAGAAGCATCATCTGCGCGAGGTGATCGGCGGCGAAAGCCGCGCCGGGGCGGGCCTCGCGCTGCTCCGCCATCAGCCGCTCGATCGACCAGCGCAGCCCCGATTGCGCGCGCACCGAACGCAGATGCAGGATCGCGGGCAGGCTTTGCAGCAAAATCCGCGCGCCGGGATCG
This genomic stretch from Paracoccus aminophilus JCM 7686 harbors:
- a CDS encoding AraC family transcriptional regulator — translated: MDPLSDILRLLRPKSSITAGLDAGGDWAIRFDDQVGRIKCYALIRGACWLALEGEAAPVHLQAGECFVLPRGISFRLASDLSLPAETAAEVFAPARGGGRAVLNGGGMLLVGSRFEVDPGARILLQSLPAILHLRSVRAQSGLRWSIERLMAEQREARPGAAFAADHLAQMMLLEAMRAALESGPPAGQGWFAALADPQLRLALGAIHADPARSWTLAELGRAAGLSRSVLAERFHRSVGETPMRYLTRWRMALAAEELRIPGRTLAQIAPALGYGSEAAFSTAFTRVMGKSPRRYASEAGML